In Ignavibacteriales bacterium, the following are encoded in one genomic region:
- a CDS encoding MFS transporter: protein MEIWRKNLYTMWIAQFIAMIGMSMVIPFLPFYVRELGVTNLESVEKWSGLAFSGPFIMAFIMTPIWGALGDRVGKKSMVVRAIFGLALSQILIGLSANVVQLIIFRLIQGAVSGFIASSLGLISAGTPRERSGYAIGIIQTSISAGTIIGPVVGGLLSDMFHYSTVFFITSIFCIASGILIIINVKEPPASPLQKPFSVFDNYKYTFKNKRVLLAMLCVTVVQTAVFMAQPIFALYVESFDMETAYVATIAGTLFGITGAFTVISSPWWGNRNDIKGFRKNLLVAIFGAAIALMLHPFIYNIIFLYPVRAFLGFCIGGIVPVFYSYISKHIAEERKGGIMGIASSFTLFGNFIGPLLCILFTRYFPNRYVFLFSGLLLTVNVFVVYKYLREMKPGPDTPEGVTPELEQEYIA, encoded by the coding sequence ATGGAGATTTGGCGTAAGAACTTATACACGATGTGGATTGCCCAGTTCATTGCGATGATAGGAATGAGCATGGTGATCCCTTTCCTTCCATTTTATGTCCGCGAACTGGGTGTGACCAATCTCGAAAGTGTAGAGAAATGGAGCGGGTTAGCATTTTCCGGTCCCTTCATCATGGCATTCATTATGACCCCAATTTGGGGAGCGCTTGGCGACCGCGTTGGAAAAAAATCCATGGTAGTAAGAGCAATATTCGGGCTCGCACTATCACAGATATTGATAGGACTTTCCGCGAATGTTGTACAACTTATTATATTCAGACTGATACAGGGCGCTGTGAGCGGTTTTATTGCTTCCTCATTAGGCTTGATCTCTGCAGGTACCCCCCGCGAAAGGTCCGGTTACGCCATTGGAATAATTCAGACGTCTATTTCAGCCGGTACTATTATAGGTCCTGTCGTAGGCGGACTATTGTCCGATATGTTTCATTACAGCACGGTATTTTTCATTACTTCAATATTTTGTATAGCAAGCGGAATACTAATTATAATAAATGTAAAAGAACCGCCTGCGTCACCTCTGCAAAAACCCTTCAGCGTTTTTGACAATTACAAATACACCTTTAAGAATAAACGTGTGCTTCTGGCTATGCTCTGTGTAACCGTGGTGCAAACAGCGGTCTTTATGGCTCAGCCCATCTTTGCGTTGTATGTAGAATCTTTCGACATGGAAACTGCGTACGTCGCTACCATTGCAGGTACACTGTTCGGTATCACCGGGGCTTTTACCGTCATTTCATCTCCATGGTGGGGTAACAGAAACGACATTAAAGGTTTCCGGAAGAATCTCCTCGTCGCAATATTCGGCGCTGCGATCGCACTTATGCTCCACCCTTTTATATATAATATTATTTTCCTTTACCCGGTAAGGGCGTTCCTGGGATTCTGTATCGGAGGTATCGTTCCTGTCTTTTATTCATACATTAGTAAACACATCGCAGAAGAAAGGAAGGGCGGTATTATGGGAATTGCATCCAGCTTTACACTATTTGGAAACTTCATCGGTCCCCTACTATGTATCCTCTTTACACGGTATTTTCCAAACAGGTACGTATTCCTTTTTTCGGGACTACTATTGACCGTAAACGTGTTCGTAGTATATAAATATCTTCGTGAAATGAAACCCGGTCCGGACACACCCGAAGGGGTAACTCCGGAGTTAGAACAGGAATATATAGCATGA
- a CDS encoding DUF971 domain-containing protein — MNHPVKLKRTENESLMITWDTGETFDVPLKLLRDECPCVSCKGESVIFNNYIPIKSPYKPTGFYKIDKIEPVGNYAVQIIWKDGHKTGIYSWDSLMDICEASREQNS; from the coding sequence ATGAACCATCCCGTAAAATTAAAACGAACCGAAAACGAATCTCTAATGATAACGTGGGATACGGGGGAAACATTTGACGTTCCGCTCAAACTTCTGAGGGATGAATGTCCCTGCGTAAGTTGTAAGGGTGAAAGTGTAATATTTAACAACTACATACCAATAAAAAGCCCGTACAAACCGACGGGCTTTTATAAGATCGATAAAATTGAACCTGTTGGTAATTATGCCGTACAGATCATCTGGAAGGACGGACATAAAACAGGCATATATTCGTGGGATTCGCTAATGGACATCTGCGAAGCGTCCCGCGAGCAAAACTCTTAA